A segment of the Atribacterota bacterium genome:
ACTTATGAAGATGAATACACCTTAGATGTATGGTTTAGTGATTTTCCCATAGGTAAAATTGACTTAGTATCATCATCATTTTATACTGTAAAAAAGAAACAGCAGGTGTAAACAGTGTAACCTATGTGTTGGTTAAATATAATGAGATTTGAACCAAAAACCGAGAACCGAAAACTTTAAATCAAATGACACGGTATATGTTATACGATATACTATTACAATAGTTCACCCGGGGAAGGATTCTATGGCAAAAGCTTCCAACAAAAAAAGCAAAATAATACCCAGAAGCCAGATATCTGATAAGTTTCGCTGGGATATTGATTCTCTTTATGAAAAAGATGAGCAATGGCAAAAGGATTGTCTAAAAATAGAAGAATTACTTAGTAAACTATTAGCATTAAAACCTAATTTTACCCGGGAAGTAGATTCATTTCTTAAATGTCTGCAATTGAAGGATAAAATTTCTACATTACTTCAAAAAATATATACCTATGCTCATATGCGTAAGGATGAAGATAATAATAATAATATTTACCAGTCATTTTTTTATCAAGCCTCCACTCTGTTAGTTAAAGCAGAGGAAAGCCTTTCTTTTATCGAACCGGGGATTCTATCCTTAGAACAGGGTAAGTTAAAAAAATGGTTACAGGGGAATAAACAGTTAAAAGTTTATCAACACTACCTGGAAGATATTTACAGAAAGAAAGAGCATATACTTTCTCCGGAGGAAGAACGAATTATTTCACGTACGGGAGAAATGGCACAGGTTTTTGAATATTCCTTTGAATTACTTAGTTATGCTGATCTTAGTTTTCCCAAAATAAGAGATAAAAATGGTATAATAACTCCTATTACCCATAGTAATTTCATTACCCTGCTAAGAAATAAGAATAGGGAATTTCGTAAAAAAATATTTCAGGGATACTATCAGACATACCAGCAACATCGCAATATTTATGCTACCTTGTTGGCAGGAAGCATTAAAAAAGATCAATTTTACAGCTCTATCAGAAAATATAAAGATAGTCTGGAGGCGGCTTTATTTAAAGATAATATACCAGTAAAGGTTTATTCTAATTTACTGGACCTTGTTCATCAAAATATTCATTTTTTACATAAATATATGCAATTAAAATGTGATTACCTAGATTTAGACAGATTGCGTATGTATGATATGTATGCACCCTTGATAGCAGAAACATTAACGGTGGATTATCCGGAAGCTCAGAATATCATTTTGGAAAGTCTCAAACCCTTGGGTGAAGTATATTTATCAATTGTAAAAGAAGGTTTTCGGGAGAGATGGATTGATGTGTATGAGAATGAAGGAAAGACCAGTGGTGCTTATTCTACCGGCAGTTATCGTAGTAAACCATATATTTTGATGAATTATCAGGGTACACTGGAAGATGTTTTTACCCTAACTCATGAATTAGGACATTCTGTGCATAGTTTTCTGGCTCATAAGGATCAGCCATTTATTTATAGTGATATTTCTATTTTTCTGGCAGAAATTGCCTCTACCACCAATGAAGTATTGCTAACCTATTATCTGTTGAGTAAGTTAAAAAATAAAAGAGAGAAGATTATTATCCTGAATCATTTCCTGGAACAGTTCAGGACTACTTTCTTTCGACAGGCAATGTTTGCCGAATTTGAACTCCTGATCCATCAAGCTCAGGAAAAAGGAGAAGCGCTAACTGCGGATTTTCTTTGTCAGAAATATATTGACTCGAATCAATTTTACTATGGAGAAAATGTTATAATAGATAGGGCAATAAGTATGGAATGGGCAAGAATACCACATTTCTTTTATCATTACTATGTCTATCAATATGCTATTGGTTTTGCTGTGGCTATTGCTCTTACCCGAAAAATAATTGAGGATGGTTCGTCTGTTGCGGCAAGATATCTTGGTTTTCTCAAAAGAGGAAGCTCTGATTACCCCATTTCCATTTTAAAAAATACTGGCATTGATCCGACCTCTTCTGGTTATCTGGAGGATGCTCTAAGCTTATTTACAGGGTTATTAGAACAGTTGTAAAATATATAGTACAAAGTTTTTATTCGATTATAGTAAAATGAAAATAATACTTTAATTTTTTTCTTTGCGTAAATAAAATACTGGAAAGATGAAGATTAATGAAAAAGCATGATTGGTCTCCCTCTATTTTACTAATATTAACAATAATGATGAGCATTGCTTTGCTATTTCTCAATGGTTGTTGGGATACAGGAGACTTGGTTTCTGAAACAATTGTTGTTGATTTAATGGAAGCTCAAAAGGTTGATGCTACCATTGCAGTCTATAAGGGAAATCTTAATATTCATGGATTAAACCAATCACCTTTACTTCTTTCTCATTTTTCCTATAACTTAGAAAGTTGGATTCCCCAGATTAATTATGTGGTGGAAAACGGGATAGGGAATTTAAAAATAATTCAGGATAGCGAAAAAGATATTTTTGCCCCCCTGGTGAATAATTGGTCTTTGCTATTTAATAAGACGATTCCTCTGTCATTGGATGTGATTATGGGTAGCGGAGAAAATCATCTTGACTTGAGTTCTATAAACTTAACTGATTTAAAAGCTGCTTTGGGTACTGGAGATACTATTATTGATCTGACAGGAGATTATCAGGATGATATAACTATTAACATTTTCGGTGGAATTGGTCATACTACACTTAACCTACCTCGTGATGCTGGGATACGGATCTGGATTAAAGGAGCATTAAGTAGGATAAGATGTGATGGCTTTGACCGAATCAATAATTATTATTATAATTCAGTCTTTGATTTAACAGAGAAGAAAATATATGTTACTATCATAATTGGAATAGGTTTTATTGACGTTAATTTGATATAATTTCACTTCTAATATAAAAAAATTGCGAAGATATGAGAAGATATAAGAATAATTATAAAAATATTCTCAGGAGGTTATTTTAGTTATGAAAAAAGAAGTAAGGATGCTGGTATTTTTATTTATATTTTTTATACTGATAAATATTCCTGTTTATAGTAATGAACAGTCCAATGGCAAATCAGCTCCAGCAGAGGGTTGGTCTTCAATAGATTATTTCTTTTATAAGCAGGAACAAGATCTTATGACAAAAAAACCAGGCTCGGGACCCATTAAAATTGGTTTTACAGAAAAGGAAGTACAGGAAGTAATGGGTGTTCCGGATCGCATAGAGGAAGAGGAATGCATTTATTATTACCATCATTCACCAATCTATTTTGACACCAACTGGAAGGTAAAATCCTGGGACAATCGTTATGGGAATCTTAAGGTTTTGCCAGAAGCGGAAGAAGTAAAGCTGGGATACCATGTCTGGAAGGTTTTTCAAGAAAATGATTTTCCTCTAAGTGTGAAAAAAAAGGGCAACAGTTACCAGCTGGATTATCATGATCAAATAATTTATGTCAATGAAGGATGGCTGGTGGAAGCCATTCAGAATAAAAAGGTTACTGGATATGAGAAAAATAGATCAGTAATTGATTTACAGGATTTTTTGCAGGAGTTTGAGGATTTTTTGGCCAAATAAAGATGTTCAAGGGGAATTATTCCCCTGGGCAATTCTTTAAATTAATCTCAAAAAATATTTTTCTAAAAAATTCTAATTGTAGTCTCAAATGTGATAATTGTGCTAACGGTACTCTATCTTAAAATCTTACCGGGCATATATTGTTGCTAATTTAGAAAAATCCGCTATCTTTAAATAGTATTTATTCCAGTAAATATATACTGCTTGTCTTTATTTTTCTCTTCCCGAATTATCTTCACTGCTGGAGGCAGATGGTTTAGAATATCCTGAGCGGTAATTCCATCTGGTCCCTTTGCGCAAGCAGCTAAATCCCCGGCTAAACCATGAACTAAGACACCTTCTCTTACTGCTGATTCTATCGGTAATCCCAGAGTGAACATTGCCGCTATGGTACCGGTCAATACATCACCTGCACCGGCAGTAGCCATGCCGCTATTTCCGGTCATATTGATATATATTTCACCAGAGGGTAGACCAATTAGCGAATGGGCTCCTTTCACTACCAGAATAGAACTATACTTCTTACAAAATTCTTCCACTAACCTGAGGAGTTCTTTTTTTATTTTGGAAACAGATTCCTTAATTAAGCCAGACATTTCACCAAGATGAGGAGTTAATATAGTTGGATACTGACGTGTATTTAAGATAGAGATATCCTGGCTCAAAGCAGTAATTCCATCACCATCAATGAGCAACGGTTTTTTTATCTCGATAATTAACTTTTTAATCAATGCTTGTGTTTCTTCTTGTAAGGATAAGCCTGGTCCTATAATAACAATATCCATTTTTTCTGACCATTGCACCAGTTCATTAAAGGCAGTTAAATCAATTGTTCCGACATCCGTTTCTTTTTGAGGCAGGAATACCACTTCACTTGCTTTGTTGCTGATATAGGGAATGAGAGAAGAGGGAGCTGCCAGACGAGAATAACCACCTCCTGCTTTAAGGAAGGACAGGGAAGCAAAATAAGGAGCACCATAATAGTTTGGTGCGCCAGCAATAAAGAGAGCATGGCCAAAGGTGCCTTTATGTCCATCAGGTTGTCGCTCTGGAAGTATCAAGGATGTATTTATATGGATATTCAGTTGGTCATTATCATATAATTCAGGGGGGAAAGAGATATGGCTTACTAAAAGTGTTCCTCCATAGTGATAACCAGGATAGAGTATGTTTCCTACCTTGGGTAAGCCAAAGGTTATGGTATAGTCTGCTTTTATGGCAATGCCATTAACATCACCAGTGTTACCATTTATACCGGAAGGAATGTCTACACTGATAATCCGGTTATTCTTTTCATTTATTAATTGAATAATTTGATAGTGGTATCCCGAAATATCTCTGGTTAAACCAGTTCCAAATATGGCATCAATAATAATGTCATTGGGCATAATTAATGAATTTAATTCTGTCTCAGAAGGGGTAAGAAAGATGGGAAGAGGTAATTTTTCAATTATCTGCCAGTTTTTTTGTGCCACACCTTTAAACTTTTCTGGATTATCCAGCAAACAGATCTTGACATAAGCGCCACAGGAATGTAGTTTTCTGGCTACTACCAGTCCATCTCCACCATTGTTACCACTTCCGCAGAAAATAAAAAAATGATTCTCCAGGATATTAAATTCTTTTGCTATAGCATAATAAACAGCCAATCCAGCGTTTTCCATTAATAGTTCATCGCTTATCTTATATTTCTGGATTGCTTCCCGATCCATCTTTTGCATTTCTGATACTCGGGCAATTTTCATTTCCTTTTCTCCTTCATAAATTCCAGATTTTCCTAATGGCAAGATATTGTTATATATACAGTATGAGTGACTAATCAATTATACTTTCTCACCGGGTAAAAGTATTAATTAGAAAAAATCCACTTACTATAATTGCTTCCTATCAGCGATTGCAGGTAGAACAATTTCCACCCTGACAACTGGTACAACCAGAGTTTGCTGAAGAATAGCTGCCATTAGTTTTACAATACCCAAAACCATCAAATAACCTTCTAATATTTTTACTCCCGCATCGTTCACAGGAAAAATTACCCTTCTCCATTTCCTTAATTGAAGCCCTTACATTAAAGACACAAGAGCAGTCCTGACATTTATAGCTATAGTTGGGCATAGCGCTACATTCCTTTCTATTGGTAATTAAGATCAAATTCAGTATTTGATATTCTCTTGAAGCCTATCTTACTTCTAACACCAGATAATTTTCTTTATAGAATTATTTCCTTTGAGAGTTTTCAGAGAGCATCTCCCCTGATTACCCTGTCTTTAATATATTATACAATAAATCTCATTTTTTCCTAAGGTATAAAAAATAACAGGCATTATATACCTTTTGTACTTTATTTAACTTATTTTAAAGGAATATTTCATATTATTGAAATTTTTTGAAATTCGGATACTATGAAATAATTTTACAACATCTTTCGGTAAAAGATAAAGGTAATAATATATATTTTAGAATAGTAAGTGTTGGATTACCAGGCTAAAGATAGTAAAATATTATATAATAATTATAATAATAACAATATATATTATATTGAAACTGTGGTGAAAATATGACAGATGTATTAATTAAAGAATTATTTGAAGAGTTATTCCGGAACGAGGCCATGCAAAAGTATGAAATTAACCATGATGATATCCAGTCGTTAAATGAAGCCCCTGGATTTAGAGAAAAATTATCGTCAATGATAAAGGCCAAAAAATTTCAAGCTATAACTATTTTAGATTTGTTCTTAAACAGAATGCAGGAAATTGAGCAGATAGAAAGCGCAGAGAAAACATTGAAGGAAATCTACCATTTCTGTCAATACCTGTCCTTCCCGGAGAGCAGGCCAGAATTTGAGAGGCTACCTATAGCCAAAAGAAAGCTATTTTATCTCTTTTTATTAACGTATCGCTTTTTTCTCCCCAGATACTATCAACATGATAAAAAATCCTTTTTAGCTCAATATCCCCTTACTTTCTTATCAACTAAAGAAATTAGGGTATTGGAACAACCGGAAGAATACCATAATTTCCTGAATGCCTTTGATTCCCTTTTTGTTTATGAAATGATGGCTCTAAGTAGGGAAATCTATGAATACAATACTCTGGAACATATCTGTGGCGTTCATGCTTTAGCTTTAAGCATTGGCCGGCAGATACAAAAACAGGGACTTCCCGTTGATTTGGGAGTTATTTCTGGTTCTGCTGCCGGTCATGATATTGGTAAATATGGTTGTCGACATAGGGAGCAAGAAAGGGTTCCTTACCTGCACTATTATTATACCGATATCTGGTTTCATCAGCACAATATTCCTTATATTGGTCACATTGCAGTTAATCATTCCGTATGGGATTTAGAATTGGAAAATCTTTCCCTGGAGTCCTTAATTTTAATTTACTCCGATTTTCGAGTAAAGAATAAAGAAAATCCCGGTGAGATGTATATATATAATCTTAATGAATCTTTTCAGGTTATCTTAAAAAAACTGGATAATGTGGACGATAGAAAAGAGAAAAGATATCGTAGGGTATTTGACAAATTAAAGGATTTTGAAGATTTTCTGATAGAAAAAGGAGTAGAGGTAAAAGCCAATCCATTGCCAGGAAAAGATTATAAACCGGTAAGAAAAGCCCGATATTTTGCCTTGCTTCATGGAAAAGATGTA
Coding sequences within it:
- a CDS encoding NAD(P)H-hydrate dehydratase; the encoded protein is MKIARVSEMQKMDREAIQKYKISDELLMENAGLAVYYAIAKEFNILENHFFIFCGSGNNGGDGLVVARKLHSCGAYVKICLLDNPEKFKGVAQKNWQIIEKLPLPIFLTPSETELNSLIMPNDIIIDAIFGTGLTRDISGYHYQIIQLINEKNNRIISVDIPSGINGNTGDVNGIAIKADYTITFGLPKVGNILYPGYHYGGTLLVSHISFPPELYDNDQLNIHINTSLILPERQPDGHKGTFGHALFIAGAPNYYGAPYFASLSFLKAGGGYSRLAAPSSLIPYISNKASEVVFLPQKETDVGTIDLTAFNELVQWSEKMDIVIIGPGLSLQEETQALIKKLIIEIKKPLLIDGDGITALSQDISILNTRQYPTILTPHLGEMSGLIKESVSKIKKELLRLVEEFCKKYSSILVVKGAHSLIGLPSGEIYINMTGNSGMATAGAGDVLTGTIAAMFTLGLPIESAVREGVLVHGLAGDLAACAKGPDGITAQDILNHLPPAVKIIREEKNKDKQYIFTGINTI
- a CDS encoding toast rack family protein; the encoded protein is MKKHDWSPSILLILTIMMSIALLFLNGCWDTGDLVSETIVVDLMEAQKVDATIAVYKGNLNIHGLNQSPLLLSHFSYNLESWIPQINYVVENGIGNLKIIQDSEKDIFAPLVNNWSLLFNKTIPLSLDVIMGSGENHLDLSSINLTDLKAALGTGDTIIDLTGDYQDDITINIFGGIGHTTLNLPRDAGIRIWIKGALSRIRCDGFDRINNYYYNSVFDLTEKKIYVTIIIGIGFIDVNLI
- the pepF gene encoding oligoendopeptidase F; the encoded protein is MAKASNKKSKIIPRSQISDKFRWDIDSLYEKDEQWQKDCLKIEELLSKLLALKPNFTREVDSFLKCLQLKDKISTLLQKIYTYAHMRKDEDNNNNIYQSFFYQASTLLVKAEESLSFIEPGILSLEQGKLKKWLQGNKQLKVYQHYLEDIYRKKEHILSPEEERIISRTGEMAQVFEYSFELLSYADLSFPKIRDKNGIITPITHSNFITLLRNKNREFRKKIFQGYYQTYQQHRNIYATLLAGSIKKDQFYSSIRKYKDSLEAALFKDNIPVKVYSNLLDLVHQNIHFLHKYMQLKCDYLDLDRLRMYDMYAPLIAETLTVDYPEAQNIILESLKPLGEVYLSIVKEGFRERWIDVYENEGKTSGAYSTGSYRSKPYILMNYQGTLEDVFTLTHELGHSVHSFLAHKDQPFIYSDISIFLAEIASTTNEVLLTYYLLSKLKNKREKIIILNHFLEQFRTTFFRQAMFAEFELLIHQAQEKGEALTADFLCQKYIDSNQFYYGENVIIDRAISMEWARIPHFFYHYYVYQYAIGFAVAIALTRKIIEDGSSVAARYLGFLKRGSSDYPISILKNTGIDPTSSGYLEDALSLFTGLLEQL